From Plasmodium relictum strain SGS1 genome assembly, chromosome: 8, the proteins below share one genomic window:
- the IMC1a gene encoding inner membrane complex protein 1a, putative, translated as MFNKCQVKSSCREDCNARRTSINEKNENIYEENKKKENEELTETIGEPDHSKAVEISQRTEREYVAITAYQPVDVVTRTVEVPFVRTIETAIPKITYENKIKEVPKYYSKIVEKVIEVPEIKYVDKIVDVPHVQYYFKYIPKVEVKENIIKKPVYEKKIVEKIVEVPKIKEVQRYQEVETVEYVVKYIPKNKSEYGENENEDKKQSKITSENGSHEESHDIVNNENETKEKYKDESTQNIVNSGSYALADSIDGARLIKSAPIDMNQGEYLQANTIYNKYIASTSTPEMHSYMLTKSMQDDRQKPSSAFPSFGLQNELSMIQLKKNSSILSAPRIEQVFKPKIVKNIEVQKHVPISVDVPVPYMVPKPVVVNVEVPVLKFRDTFVPIPVRRKIIPKIKWISDVYQVECIKEKPYLKIQDVIKPIPCGVDIKYREFMEKACAINPNELPQDDVHAMWMRVNAHLAEKKKKEYGNLYPYYRNENEIGTFSKMEYHRNGEEGYSKKEELNFKEGSNENGTIIKENRESEEKKILDGNKEEGEIDGNKESEEKEDGKEENEETDENKENIKNNEIEENEEKNSQKSEKSNENIDIQKDEITNRECIKNEYYENNSPINIEQQNFESSEAFMDKMKKKYFEEQSIASLHPSHPLAMTYLQNKWIETDTLRTHELYTNDFIKANINANFNLRNGNIQMSPLMYDKEFLKTANPLMTSFSQNNIRNLENYYNNTISRNINEEASKYKSYNFNEKEDKNEIREIKLYQNIKDVKKEDNDSTNNKCCNYFCKK; from the exons atgtTTAATAAATGTCAAGTAAAGAGTAGTTGTCGAGAAGATTGTAATGCAAGGAGAACGagtataaatgaaaaaaatgaaaatatatatgaggaaaataagaaaaaagaaaatgaggAGTTAACAGAAACTATAGGAGAACCGGATCATTCAAAAGCTGTTGAAATAAGTCAACGCACTGAGAGAGAATat gtgGCTATAACCGCTTACCAACCAGTTGATGTTGTAACTAGAACTGTAGAAGTACCTTTCGTTAGAACAATAGAAACCGCTATTCCTAAAATAACATatgaaaacaaaattaaGGAAGTTCCAAAATATTATTCTAAAATTGTAGAAAAg gTCATTGAAGTACCAGAAATAAAATACGTTGACAAAATAGTTGATGTACCACATGTTCAGTACTATTTCAAATATATTCCAAAAGTTGAAGTCAAAgagaatattattaaaaaaccagtttatgaaaaaaaaattgtagaAAAAATAGTAGAAGTTCCTAAAATAAAAGAGGTGCAAAGATATCAAGAAGTAGAAACTGTGGAATATGTTGTAAA ATATATTCcgaaaaataaaagtgaaTATGGAGAAAACGAAAATGAAGATAAGAAACAATCAAAAATTACAAGTGAAAATGGATCACATGAAGAATCTCATGATATAGTAAATAATGAGAAtgaaacaaaagaaaaatataaagatgaATCTACACAAAATATAGTAAATAGTGGTTCATATGCACTAGCAGATAGTATTGATGGAGCAAGATTAATTAAAAGTGCTCCTATAGATATGAATCAAGGAGAATATCTACAAGCAAATACGATATATAACAAATATATTGCATCTACTAGCACCCCAGAGATGCATTCCTACATGCTTACTAAATCTATGCAAGATGATAGGCAAAAACCATCTAGTGCATTTCCTTCTTTTGGTTTACAGAATGAGTTATCAATGATtcaactaaaaaaaaatagttctATATTATCTGCACCGAGAATTGAACAAGTTTTTAAACCTAAAattgttaaaaatatagaagtTCAAAAGCATGTTCCAATTTCTGTTGATGTGCCAGTTCCTTATATGGTTCCAAAACCCGTAGTTGTTAATGTTGAAGTTCCTGTTTTAAAATTTAGGGATACATTCGTACCTATCCCTGTAAGGAGAAAAATTATTCCGAAAATAAAGTGGATATCAGATGTTTACCAAGTTGAATGCATAAAAGAAAAACCGTATCTGAAAATTCAAGATGTTATTAAGCCAATTCCTTGTGGCGTAGATATAAAGTATAGAGAATTTATGGAAAAAGCATGCGCAATTAATCCAAATGAGTTACCACAAGATGACGTTCATGCAATGTGGATGAGAGTTAATGCTCATCTAgctgagaaaaaaaaaaaagaatatggAAATCTATATCCATATTAtagaa atgaaaatgaaataggTACTTTTAGTAAAATGGAATATCACAGAAATGGAGAAGAAGGATATTCTAAAAAGGAAGAGTTAAATTTCAAAGAAGGAAGTAACGAAAACGGCAcaataattaaagaaaatagagAAAGcgaagaaaagaaaatactTGATGGAAACAAAGAAGAGGGAGAAATAGATGGAAATAAAGAAagtgaagaaaaagaagatggaaaagaagaaaatgaagaaacagatgaaaacaaagaaaatataaaaaataatgaaatagaagaaaatgagGAAAAAAATTCTCAAAAATCAGAGAAAAGTAACGAAAATATAGATATACAAAAAGATGAAATAACTAATAGAGAgtgtataaaaaatgaatattatgaaaataatagtCCAATCAATATAGAACAACAAAATTTTGAAAGTAGTGAAGCATTTATggataaaatgaaaaagaaatattttgaaGAGCAATCGATTGCATCTTTACATCCATCGCATCCTCTGGCTATGACTTATTTACAGAATAAATGGATTGAAACTGACACTTTAAGAACTCATGAGCTTTACACAAATGATTTTATAAAAGCGAACATTAATGCTAACTTTAATTTAAGAAATGGAAACATTCAAATGTCCCCTCTAATGTATGATAAAGAATTTCTGAAAACTGCTAATCCACTTATGACTTCTTTTAGTCAAAATAACATAagaaatttagaaaattattataataataccATTTCTcgaaatataaatgaagaagcgagcaaatataaaagttataattttaatgaaaaggaagacaaaaatgaaattagAGAAATAAAACTATATCAGAATATCAAAGATGTTAAAAAAGAAGACAATGATTCGACAAATAATAAATGCtgtaattatttttgtaaaaagtGA
- a CDS encoding phosphatidylethanolamine-binding protein, putative — MVSIYVILLFYFSSVNLILGKVDIIESDFGIEKCDSDKVKILEEKYYEKSCGGENLLPNFEWLDKNSATKSYAITITSINNSNTVVHFVAWNIPAYVNSLNNFTNFKDINAVIGLNSYSKKNYEGPCPKYLDNEPSECIKFTLYVLKNENIELSEDADYFELMAYIKRLSRTENIILDSLSLYSLSIPKKVSD; from the exons ATGGTTTCAatatatgttattttattgttttattttagtaGCGTGAATTTAATTTTAGGGAAAGTTGATATCATAGAATCAG attttGGTATTGAAAAATGTGATTCtgataaagtaaaaatattagaagaaaaatattacgAAAAATCATGTGGTGGAGAAAATTTATTACCTAATTTTGAGTGGTTAGATAAAAATAGTGCAACGAAATCTTATGCTATTACAATAACTAGTATTAACAATTCGAATACAGTTGTTCACTTCGTAGCTTGGAATATACCTGCTTATgtaaattcattaaataattttacgAATTTTAAAGATATTAATGCTGTTATTGGTTTAAACTCTTatagcaaaaaaaattatgaaggCCCATGCCCTAAATATTTAGACAATGAACCAAGTGAATGCATCAAATTTACATTATATGTATTAA aaaatgaaaatatagaatTATCTGAAGATGCAGATTATTTTGAATTAATGgcttatataaaaagacTAAGTAGAACtgaaaatattattcttGATAGCTTAtctttatattcattatctATACCTAAAAAAGTTTCagattaa